One genomic region from Candidatus Bathyarchaeia archaeon encodes:
- a CDS encoding presenilin family intramembrane aspartyl protease encodes MGESFKAGLIHLAPVLASVAIGVLCAYLLFASPIELYSITPFSGDPAGSLGNAIYFVVLVGFGASFLFFLLKRRSHRLIVIVTGFSLATATFLLSFVYLSAALTLFGLPIIEILVPISAALTVFTCYIIFKTRSRIGDFLVVLLGGALGAFLGACVPTLSAVLILCFLAVYDAFAVYRGPVGKIAREGLEKFRGLSFSFKDIHMGLGDLTFYSMLAGHMLIYFGFPPCFASVAGILLGCFLAFKMLEKSGVFPGLPFPIALGLVLGFFVVLLF; translated from the coding sequence TTGGGTGAAAGCTTTAAGGCTGGATTAATTCATCTGGCTCCAGTGTTGGCAAGCGTGGCTATAGGGGTTTTATGCGCTTATCTCCTGTTTGCCTCCCCAATTGAGCTTTATAGTATTACTCCGTTTTCAGGGGATCCGGCTGGCTCCCTTGGAAACGCCATATACTTTGTTGTTTTAGTTGGGTTTGGAGCCTCGTTTTTATTTTTCCTTTTGAAGAGAAGGAGCCATAGGCTTATTGTCATTGTCACCGGTTTTTCTCTGGCTACAGCCACATTTCTCCTCTCATTTGTTTACCTTTCGGCTGCCCTCACACTTTTCGGTTTACCCATCATCGAAATTCTGGTTCCAATATCAGCTGCGCTAACGGTTTTCACTTGTTACATCATCTTTAAAACGCGTAGCAGGATCGGCGACTTCCTAGTGGTTTTGTTGGGTGGCGCCCTTGGGGCTTTTCTAGGCGCTTGCGTTCCAACTTTAAGCGCCGTTCTTATCCTATGTTTTTTGGCTGTTTATGATGCCTTTGCCGTTTATCGGGGACCAGTAGGTAAAATTGCCCGTGAGGGGTTAGAAAAGTTTAGGGGTTTAAGCTTCTCTTTCAAGGATATCCACATGGGGCTCGGTGACTTAACCTTCTATTCTATGCTGGCTGGGCACATGCTCATTTATTTTGGCTTCCCGCCATGCTTCGCCTCTGTGGCCGGCATCTTGTTGGGGTGTTTCTTGGCTTTTAAAATGCTTGAGAAAAGCGGAGTTTTTCCTGGACTGCCCTTCCCAATAGCCCTTGGTCTGGTTTTAGGCTTTTTCGTTGTTTTGCTTTTTTAG
- a CDS encoding nucleotidyltransferase domain-containing protein: MQSNYDQIRLYKFSQKEKEEIIRKIKGFVARNKRINLAIIFGSLTTRDYVRDIDLCISSNPKLSFEELLDLNAELELELGVPVDMVELESLPKNLQTNILKNGVRVKGKVL, translated from the coding sequence ATGCAATCAAATTATGACCAGATAAGACTTTACAAGTTTAGCCAAAAAGAAAAAGAAGAAATCATCAGAAAAATCAAAGGGTTTGTGGCACGAAATAAACGGATAAATCTTGCAATAATTTTCGGAAGCCTAACCACTAGGGATTATGTGAGGGACATAGACCTTTGCATAAGCTCAAACCCAAAACTAAGTTTTGAAGAACTCCTGGATTTAAATGCAGAATTGGAACTTGAACTTGGTGTGCCAGTAGACATGGTTGAACTTGAAAGCCTGCCCAAAAACCTGCAGACAAACATTTTAAAAAACGGTGTACGGGTGAAAGGTAAAGTTTTATAG
- the bgaS gene encoding beta-galactosidase BgaS — protein sequence MSLGERFLWGVSESGFQFEMGDPSGNGVDANTDWFVWVHDAENIRRSIVSGDLPENGIDYWHLYARDHELAEKLGLNAYRIGVEWSRIFPKATTIVHVGVERASDGNISKVEVDSKAIEELERMADKEALNHYRLIIEDLKAKGFKVFVCLNHFTLPIWIHDPLTARATRLRRGPKGWLEETAIIEFTKYAAFIAWSFGDLIDNWATLNEPMAVCEAGYMMAQSGFPPGVNNFMAARRAAKNMVLAHAHAYDAIKKWDNVKADGDSPSQAYVGLIHNVIPAHPLSESEKLDVQAARFMDNLHNQFFPRAVTEGWLDENLNGVKEKGEVKGYLANRLDWLGVNYYTRFVIKGKRNLLAKLFAGIPAVPEIVPNYGFGCQPKSQSADGKPTSDMGWEIFPEGLLEALKTMAKFTKPLYITENGIADAEDSLRPKFLEDHIAILEKAVKEEKIDVRGYFHWALTDNYEWAKGFKMKFGLFAVDLQTKKRIMRKSAKDYRKIIEAKT from the coding sequence TTGAGCCTAGGTGAAAGGTTCTTGTGGGGTGTTTCGGAAAGCGGCTTTCAGTTTGAGATGGGCGACCCTTCTGGCAATGGCGTGGACGCCAACACTGACTGGTTTGTTTGGGTGCACGACGCTGAAAACATTAGGCGGAGCATAGTGAGTGGCGACCTGCCAGAAAACGGCATAGATTATTGGCACTTGTATGCAAGGGACCATGAACTTGCGGAAAAGCTTGGGTTAAACGCCTATAGGATTGGCGTGGAATGGAGCAGAATTTTCCCAAAGGCAACCACAATAGTCCATGTTGGTGTTGAGAGGGCTTCTGACGGCAACATATCAAAAGTAGAGGTGGACAGCAAAGCCATTGAAGAGTTGGAAAGAATGGCGGATAAGGAGGCTTTAAACCATTATAGGCTCATCATAGAAGATTTGAAGGCGAAAGGCTTCAAGGTTTTCGTCTGCCTAAACCATTTCACACTTCCCATCTGGATTCACGACCCTTTGACTGCGCGGGCGACAAGGCTTAGGCGAGGACCAAAAGGCTGGCTTGAAGAAACCGCCATAATCGAGTTTACAAAATATGCGGCTTTCATAGCTTGGAGTTTTGGCGATTTAATTGACAACTGGGCAACCCTAAACGAGCCTATGGCTGTATGCGAGGCAGGCTACATGATGGCGCAGTCCGGCTTCCCGCCAGGCGTGAACAATTTTATGGCTGCCAGAAGGGCTGCCAAAAACATGGTTTTGGCACATGCCCACGCTTACGATGCCATAAAAAAGTGGGACAATGTAAAGGCTGACGGTGACAGCCCAAGCCAAGCTTATGTTGGGCTTATACACAACGTGATTCCAGCCCATCCCCTAAGCGAAAGCGAAAAGCTCGACGTTCAAGCTGCGCGTTTTATGGACAATTTGCACAACCAGTTTTTCCCAAGGGCTGTTACGGAAGGCTGGCTTGATGAGAATCTAAACGGTGTAAAAGAGAAAGGTGAAGTGAAGGGCTATTTGGCTAATCGCTTGGACTGGCTTGGCGTAAACTATTACACGCGTTTTGTAATTAAGGGTAAACGAAACTTGCTGGCTAAGTTGTTCGCCGGAATCCCAGCAGTGCCAGAAATCGTGCCAAACTATGGTTTTGGGTGTCAGCCAAAAAGCCAATCTGCCGATGGCAAGCCAACATCAGACATGGGATGGGAAATCTTTCCAGAAGGGCTTCTTGAAGCCTTAAAGACTATGGCAAAGTTTACCAAACCGCTTTACATAACAGAAAATGGGATAGCCGACGCAGAAGACAGTCTCAGACCAAAGTTCCTCGAAGACCACATCGCGATTTTGGAAAAAGCCGTAAAAGAGGAGAAAATTGACGTTAGAGGCTATTTCCACTGGGCTTTAACGGACAATTATGAGTGGGCTAAAGGCTTCAAAATGAAGTTCGGCCTATTCGCAGTTGACCTCCAAACAAAAAAGCGAATAATGCGAAAAAGCGCAAAGGACTACAGGAAAATAATCGAAGCAAAAACCTAG
- a CDS encoding DUF4921 family protein, protein MPHNELRKDYLLDRWVVIATERGRRPTDFAKKEKPQAKVSVCPFCPGNEHMTPPALLVYVESGGKIEKAKDEDGFRHKNWVIRCFPNLFPAFTPPQEKSGGLEAAEGGDLAPAFGHHEVLVESPNHDEHPSNASIPQLLHVVNAYLDRLVEMTSKPYVRYVSIFRNHGLEAGASLSHAHSQIIATPFVPKIVEEELKASKKFWQEKRECAFCNIIKREQESPRFITENQDFVAFTPWASANPMEFWILPKRHTRTLLEITENEKLSLAKILRACFGALKSLLNDPPYNFGFHISLDEKTRQYYHWHLEVYPKLAIWAGFEKSTGIYINTVSPENAAESLRKAISP, encoded by the coding sequence TTGCCCCACAACGAGCTTCGCAAGGACTACCTTCTAGACAGATGGGTGGTTATCGCCACAGAACGCGGACGCCGCCCAACAGACTTCGCAAAAAAAGAGAAGCCTCAAGCCAAGGTGAGCGTTTGCCCCTTCTGCCCGGGAAACGAGCACATGACGCCGCCAGCACTGCTTGTCTACGTGGAATCTGGCGGAAAAATTGAAAAGGCTAAAGACGAAGATGGTTTTAGGCATAAAAACTGGGTTATCCGCTGTTTTCCAAACCTTTTTCCAGCTTTTACTCCGCCGCAGGAAAAGTCTGGCGGATTGGAGGCGGCGGAAGGCGGTGATTTGGCTCCGGCTTTTGGGCATCATGAGGTTTTGGTTGAGTCTCCAAACCATGACGAGCATCCATCCAACGCCAGCATCCCACAGCTCTTGCATGTCGTGAACGCCTACTTGGATAGGCTTGTCGAAATGACTTCGAAGCCCTATGTCCGCTATGTGTCCATATTCCGCAACCACGGCTTAGAGGCTGGAGCGTCGCTTTCCCACGCCCACAGCCAAATAATCGCAACCCCATTCGTGCCAAAAATTGTTGAAGAAGAACTGAAAGCAAGCAAAAAGTTCTGGCAGGAAAAACGCGAGTGCGCCTTCTGCAACATTATCAAACGTGAGCAGGAAAGCCCCCGCTTCATAACGGAAAACCAAGACTTTGTGGCTTTTACGCCGTGGGCAAGCGCTAACCCCATGGAGTTCTGGATACTTCCAAAAAGGCACACGCGCACGCTTCTTGAAATCACTGAAAACGAAAAGCTAAGTCTCGCAAAAATCTTAAGGGCGTGCTTTGGCGCATTAAAAAGCCTCCTAAACGACCCGCCCTACAATTTCGGCTTCCACATAAGCCTAGACGAAAAAACACGCCAATACTACCACTGGCACTTAGAAGTTTACCCGAAATTGGCTATATGGGCGGGATTCGAAAAAAGCACAGGCATATACATAAACACGGTTTCGCCGGAAAACGCCGCAGAAAGCCTAAGAAAAGCCATTTCACCCTAA
- the fba gene encoding class II fructose-1,6-bisphosphate aldolase has translation MLVTNEELLKKARREAYAVGAFNIQNLESLLAVAEAAAEEKSPVIVAVTPSAIKYGGLNYLAGLIKTAAEASPVPMSLHLDHGEDLETVKKCLEAGFTSVMIDGSHLPFEENIALTKRVVDIAHQKGVSVEGELGRLAGVEEKTVEEREAVLTDPREAEEFVQRTGVDALAVSIGTSHGAYKFKGEPQLDFERLKRIRERVNVPLVLHGASSVPQWVIEKATKYGAELAGAKGIPEDHIRKAIALGITKINIDTDLRLAFTATVREVLATSPKEFDPRKILGPAKDAMKEVVKAKMRLFGSSGKA, from the coding sequence ATGCTTGTAACCAACGAGGAGCTTTTAAAAAAGGCTCGAAGAGAAGCTTATGCTGTTGGAGCTTTCAACATCCAAAACCTTGAAAGCCTACTGGCTGTTGCAGAAGCCGCAGCTGAAGAGAAATCACCAGTGATTGTGGCAGTAACGCCCAGCGCCATAAAATATGGCGGACTAAACTATTTGGCAGGGCTTATTAAAACAGCAGCTGAAGCCTCACCGGTTCCCATGTCCCTACACCTTGACCATGGAGAAGACCTAGAAACAGTTAAAAAATGCTTGGAAGCGGGCTTTACATCAGTGATGATTGACGGTTCTCACTTGCCCTTTGAGGAGAACATCGCTCTGACAAAGCGCGTCGTAGACATAGCCCATCAAAAGGGTGTTTCGGTTGAAGGCGAACTTGGGAGACTTGCGGGTGTTGAAGAAAAAACGGTTGAGGAGAGAGAGGCTGTCCTAACAGATCCTAGGGAAGCTGAAGAATTTGTCCAACGGACAGGTGTGGATGCGTTGGCGGTTTCCATTGGCACTTCTCACGGCGCCTACAAGTTTAAGGGTGAACCCCAACTCGACTTCGAAAGATTAAAGCGGATACGCGAAAGGGTCAACGTTCCACTGGTGCTGCACGGGGCGTCAAGCGTTCCCCAGTGGGTAATTGAGAAAGCCACAAAATATGGGGCAGAACTTGCCGGGGCAAAGGGCATACCAGAAGACCATATAAGGAAGGCTATAGCCTTGGGCATAACAAAAATAAACATAGACACAGACCTAAGACTGGCATTTACGGCTACGGTCCGCGAAGTCTTGGCGACCTCGCCGAAAGAATTTGACCCCAGAAAAATACTTGGACCAGCAAAAGATGCCATGAAAGAGGTTGTTAAGGCGAAAATGCGCCTTTTTGGGAGCTCTGGAAAAGCATGA
- a CDS encoding ARMT1-like domain-containing protein, giving the protein MKVEAECAACIISRGAAEIKEATTNPALRFRAMMELLHMLSKEFKPSAVPADLGTKRDRLIKRVTGNNDPYKGSKRLCNENALKLLPYAKKLVEEGYTLQDRFKRACLCAMVGNTMEFDIPGHKFTFRGLRKSLRDAGKDLVIDDISKIYEVAKNSGTVLYLADNAGEIVFDTLVVEQLKNMGLTVIVAVKGGPVINDATLEDAEISGMTKIADKVITTGTDAVGFAPKEVSAEFLEVYKSVAMVFAKGMGYAETLTEYKLEKPHALLFRAKCEPVANFFAVPREKNVAKLMP; this is encoded by the coding sequence TTGAAAGTCGAAGCCGAGTGTGCGGCATGCATAATCAGCAGAGGGGCAGCTGAAATCAAGGAGGCAACAACCAATCCAGCCTTACGTTTCAGAGCCATGATGGAGCTTCTCCACATGCTAAGCAAGGAGTTTAAGCCCTCCGCAGTTCCAGCTGACCTAGGCACAAAAAGGGACCGCTTGATTAAGAGGGTTACTGGAAACAACGACCCATACAAGGGGAGCAAACGGCTATGCAATGAAAACGCCTTGAAGCTTTTGCCATATGCCAAGAAACTTGTTGAGGAAGGCTACACGTTGCAGGATAGATTTAAGAGGGCATGCCTCTGCGCCATGGTTGGCAACACCATGGAGTTTGACATTCCGGGGCATAAGTTCACATTTAGGGGTTTAAGGAAAAGCCTAAGGGATGCAGGGAAAGACTTGGTCATCGACGATATTAGCAAAATCTATGAAGTGGCAAAAAATTCTGGAACAGTTCTCTATTTGGCGGATAATGCTGGCGAAATAGTTTTTGACACGTTGGTTGTTGAACAACTTAAAAACATGGGACTAACGGTCATTGTTGCTGTTAAGGGTGGACCAGTCATAAACGATGCAACCTTGGAAGACGCCGAAATTTCAGGCATGACTAAAATCGCGGATAAGGTTATAACAACTGGGACGGATGCTGTTGGTTTTGCTCCAAAGGAGGTTTCAGCCGAGTTCTTGGAGGTTTACAAGTCTGTGGCCATGGTTTTTGCTAAGGGTATGGGGTACGCTGAAACGCTGACAGAGTATAAACTTGAAAAGCCTCATGCTTTGCTTTTTAGGGCGAAGTGCGAGCCCGTGGCAAACTTTTTTGCTGTGCCAAGAGAGAAGAATGTTGCGAAGTTGATGCCGTAA
- a CDS encoding amylo-alpha-1,6-glucosidase translates to MKRFTPSISLDRKALSDVDASLQKEWIITNGLGSYASSTVLGINTRKYHGVLVAAFHPPRNRKVCVAKLDEELRIGNAFYPAFANEFQGGIYPKGHEFLQEFHLSPFPKFVYNVQNVRFLKALFMPYEKNATITAYELLNADNVDVEIRIFPLITCRHFHSVVDRWRDQPKFTQKTYGRGVKINIEKPQATIILEATHGAYTQAERWVERVYFREEHNRGESHLDDWYQPGFFKIKVGKKSSERFALTAMAGEDESSLEEMADEMPTTMYDVENLYNFERERREKMLEKFYDEHKGVEAKDWLSWLVYATDMFIVGGFRKAWKSVVAGYHWFEDWGRDTFIALPGLMLVTGRFEDARQTLLTFNQHFINGLIPNFISDADSKPVYNAADATLWFVNAVLQYLKYTGDFEFVHENLWENMKTIVEDFEKGKNPKIRLDDDGLILHGPQLTWMDTAINGQPVTPRAGKAVEVQALWFNALKTLEVLAKKFKETDMAEKFALLAEKAKGSFNAKFWNHEKGCLFDVVDEHGLGDSSIRPNQIVAVALDFTMLDKTKSSRVVDVVRRELLTPFGLRTLAKSDPRYVGVYCGDRRSRDLAYHNGTIWPWLLGPFVKAYLKIEGYGEYTREYAFRSFLAPLLTTQVFVAGLGAISEVYDGDSPHKAGGCVAQAWSIAEPLRAYVEDVLCFRPPFEKEIMKILG, encoded by the coding sequence ATGAAGAGGTTTACGCCATCCATAAGCCTAGACAGAAAAGCTCTCTCAGATGTTGATGCATCGCTGCAGAAAGAGTGGATTATAACAAACGGCTTGGGAAGCTACGCCTCCTCAACAGTTTTGGGAATAAACACGAGAAAATATCATGGAGTCCTCGTGGCGGCTTTTCACCCGCCGAGAAACCGAAAGGTTTGCGTGGCTAAACTGGATGAGGAGCTAAGGATTGGAAACGCCTTTTACCCAGCCTTTGCCAACGAATTTCAAGGCGGCATATACCCGAAGGGACACGAGTTTCTCCAAGAGTTCCACTTATCCCCGTTCCCAAAATTCGTGTACAATGTGCAGAATGTTAGGTTTTTAAAGGCTCTTTTCATGCCATATGAGAAGAACGCCACTATTACCGCCTACGAGCTCTTGAACGCCGACAACGTAGACGTTGAAATTCGAATTTTCCCGCTCATAACGTGTAGGCATTTCCACTCAGTTGTGGACAGGTGGCGTGACCAGCCTAAATTCACTCAAAAAACATATGGCAGAGGGGTCAAAATAAACATTGAAAAACCGCAAGCCACAATAATTTTGGAAGCAACACATGGAGCTTATACACAAGCTGAAAGGTGGGTTGAGAGGGTTTATTTCCGCGAAGAGCACAATCGTGGGGAGAGCCACCTTGACGACTGGTATCAGCCTGGATTTTTCAAAATAAAAGTTGGAAAGAAATCTTCTGAAAGGTTTGCGTTAACTGCCATGGCTGGAGAAGACGAGTCAAGCCTGGAGGAAATGGCGGATGAAATGCCAACCACAATGTATGACGTGGAAAATTTATATAATTTTGAGCGTGAACGCCGCGAAAAAATGCTTGAAAAGTTTTATGATGAGCATAAGGGCGTGGAGGCAAAAGACTGGCTCAGCTGGCTTGTTTATGCAACAGACATGTTTATTGTTGGAGGCTTTAGAAAGGCTTGGAAGTCTGTTGTCGCCGGTTACCATTGGTTTGAGGATTGGGGAAGAGACACCTTCATAGCCTTGCCGGGGCTAATGCTTGTCACTGGAAGATTTGAAGATGCCAGACAAACCCTTCTAACATTCAACCAGCATTTTATTAACGGTTTAATCCCAAACTTCATCTCAGATGCCGATTCCAAACCAGTTTACAACGCCGCGGATGCAACATTATGGTTTGTAAACGCCGTCCTCCAATATTTGAAGTATACTGGCGACTTTGAATTCGTCCATGAAAACCTATGGGAAAACATGAAAACTATTGTCGAAGACTTTGAAAAGGGAAAAAACCCAAAAATCCGTCTGGACGATGATGGGCTTATTCTTCATGGACCACAACTAACATGGATGGACACAGCCATAAATGGACAACCCGTAACGCCGAGGGCTGGCAAGGCTGTGGAGGTTCAAGCGTTATGGTTTAACGCTCTTAAAACGCTGGAGGTTTTAGCTAAAAAATTCAAGGAGACGGATATGGCTGAAAAATTTGCGCTGTTAGCTGAAAAAGCCAAAGGAAGCTTTAATGCAAAGTTTTGGAACCATGAGAAGGGCTGCTTGTTTGACGTTGTTGATGAGCACGGCTTAGGCGATTCTTCTATTAGACCTAACCAAATCGTTGCAGTGGCATTGGACTTCACAATGCTTGACAAAACGAAAAGCAGTAGAGTAGTAGATGTTGTGCGCCGAGAACTTTTAACACCTTTTGGGTTGAGAACCCTTGCAAAAAGCGACCCGAGATATGTGGGCGTTTATTGTGGAGATAGACGAAGCAGAGACCTAGCCTACCACAACGGCACTATTTGGCCTTGGCTCTTAGGCCCCTTTGTGAAGGCTTATTTGAAAATTGAGGGTTATGGCGAGTACACGCGGGAATACGCCTTTAGAAGTTTTCTCGCGCCACTTTTGACAACGCAGGTTTTTGTGGCTGGTCTTGGAGCCATAAGTGAAGTTTATGATGGTGATTCACCTCACAAGGCTGGGGGTTGCGTAGCCCAAGCTTGGAGTATAGCGGAGCCTTTAAGGGCTTATGTTGAAGATGTTCTCTGTTTTAGACCACCGTTTGAAAAGGAAATTATGAAAATTTTAGGGTGA
- a CDS encoding 6-phosphofructokinase: MRIGVLSGGGDAPGINAVIRAVVRRGIQTYQDEIMGIREGWRGLLEGALFPLDFEAVAGILPRGGSILGTSRTNPFKREGGPEQIIENAKKAGLDAVIAIGGDDTLSVAHKMADYGLRCVGVPKTIDNDLVGTDYTFGFNTAVAIATEALDKLHSTAEAHNRVIILEVMGRYTGHIALHAGLAGGADAILIPEKPFDIEEVCEHIRRRQKRGRNFSLIVVAEGAKPKGGKEIVYSERIDEFGHISLGGIGYYLAKEIEQRTGIETRVVVLGHLQRGGSPTAFDRILATRFGVAAVDLAHEGKFDCMVALQSNRIVPVPLKDVVGKRKTVDPELYNLASVFFG, encoded by the coding sequence ATGCGGATAGGCGTATTAAGTGGTGGGGGAGACGCCCCGGGAATAAACGCTGTCATAAGGGCTGTTGTCCGACGGGGAATACAAACATACCAAGATGAGATAATGGGCATAAGGGAGGGCTGGCGTGGGCTACTGGAAGGCGCGCTTTTCCCACTGGACTTTGAGGCTGTTGCAGGCATACTTCCGAGGGGAGGCTCAATCCTTGGCACTTCAAGGACAAACCCCTTCAAACGTGAAGGGGGACCAGAACAAATAATTGAAAACGCTAAGAAGGCTGGTCTGGATGCGGTTATAGCCATAGGTGGAGACGACACCCTAAGTGTAGCCCACAAGATGGCTGATTATGGGCTTAGATGCGTTGGCGTCCCAAAAACAATAGACAATGACTTAGTAGGAACAGACTACACCTTCGGCTTTAATACCGCGGTAGCCATAGCAACAGAAGCCTTAGACAAGCTCCACAGCACAGCAGAAGCCCACAACCGCGTCATAATCCTAGAAGTCATGGGACGCTACACGGGACACATCGCTTTACATGCGGGACTTGCCGGTGGAGCGGACGCCATCCTAATACCGGAAAAACCCTTCGACATAGAAGAAGTCTGCGAACATATTAGACGAAGGCAAAAGCGAGGAAGAAACTTCAGCCTCATTGTGGTGGCTGAAGGCGCCAAACCAAAAGGCGGTAAAGAAATCGTTTACAGCGAGCGCATAGACGAGTTCGGCCACATAAGCCTAGGCGGAATAGGCTACTATTTGGCTAAGGAGATTGAACAGCGAACCGGAATAGAAACCCGAGTAGTAGTTTTGGGACACTTGCAGCGGGGCGGATCACCAACAGCCTTCGACCGCATCTTAGCCACAAGATTCGGCGTAGCAGCCGTAGACCTAGCCCACGAGGGAAAGTTTGACTGCATGGTGGCGCTTCAAAGCAACCGAATCGTGCCAGTGCCGCTTAAAGATGTTGTTGGCAAAAGAAAAACCGTAGACCCTGAACTATACAACCTAGCCAGCGTTTTCTTCGGCTAA
- the cutA gene encoding divalent-cation tolerance protein CutA produces MDNNHIIVLTTTSSKDEAEKIAHALLAERLIACANIIGPIHSLFWWQDKIDTAQEHLILMKTRKDLFVKIAEKVKALHSYQVPEIIALPIGEGFKPYMEWLNSNLQ; encoded by the coding sequence TTGGATAACAACCACATAATCGTCTTAACCACCACATCAAGCAAGGATGAAGCAGAAAAAATTGCACACGCACTATTGGCTGAAAGGCTAATTGCATGCGCCAACATAATAGGACCAATCCACTCGCTCTTCTGGTGGCAAGACAAAATCGACACGGCCCAAGAACACCTAATTCTCATGAAAACAAGAAAAGACCTATTCGTCAAAATCGCCGAGAAGGTGAAAGCTCTTCACAGCTACCAAGTGCCAGAAATAATAGCACTGCCAATAGGGGAGGGCTTCAAACCATACATGGAATGGCTGAACAGCAACCTTCAATAG
- a CDS encoding ATP-dependent 6-phosphofructokinase has translation MKIIGVVTSGGDAPGMNAAIRAVTRLAYVEGFHVLGFERGWEGLINNRFRLLTPRSVGGIIQLGGTILLTSRCPEFKTREGIKKAADNLAANNVDGLVVIGGDGSFRGALELSHETDALIVGVPATIDNDVYGVDETIGFDTAVNTAVAEIDKIRDTAISHERVFVVEVMGRRRGFLALTIGLTVGAEVILVPEVPINMEDVFRTVKENAAKGKRSGIIVAAEGVGDTRKIAEEIEANTGAEVRLSIVGYAQRGGSPTARSRLLASLFANEAISLLASGIGNCVVGLQKGEIKSISLKEACSKEKPLETRLLGLAKTLST, from the coding sequence GTGAAGATCATAGGCGTTGTTACTAGTGGTGGCGATGCCCCTGGGATGAATGCGGCTATTAGGGCGGTTACACGTTTGGCTTATGTGGAGGGCTTTCATGTTTTGGGTTTTGAAAGGGGCTGGGAAGGCTTAATTAACAATCGTTTTAGGCTTTTGACTCCGCGTTCTGTTGGTGGAATAATTCAGTTGGGCGGCACTATTCTTTTGACTTCGCGTTGTCCAGAGTTTAAAACACGAGAAGGCATTAAAAAAGCCGCTGATAATCTTGCCGCCAACAATGTGGATGGGCTTGTTGTTATTGGTGGGGATGGCTCTTTTAGGGGCGCCTTAGAACTCAGCCATGAAACAGACGCCTTAATTGTTGGGGTTCCAGCCACTATAGACAATGATGTTTATGGCGTTGACGAAACTATTGGTTTTGACACAGCCGTGAACACGGCGGTGGCAGAAATTGACAAGATTAGGGACACAGCCATATCCCATGAAAGAGTCTTCGTCGTAGAAGTTATGGGACGGCGAAGGGGGTTTTTAGCCTTAACCATTGGTTTAACGGTTGGCGCCGAAGTCATCTTAGTTCCAGAGGTCCCAATAAACATGGAGGATGTTTTCAGAACTGTTAAGGAGAACGCGGCTAAGGGTAAACGGTCGGGCATTATTGTGGCGGCTGAAGGCGTCGGCGACACCCGAAAAATTGCTGAAGAAATTGAGGCTAACACTGGAGCAGAAGTTCGCTTAAGCATTGTGGGTTATGCCCAGAGGGGTGGAAGCCCAACCGCCAGAAGCCGACTTCTGGCAAGCCTATTTGCAAACGAGGCTATTAGCTTGCTGGCTAGCGGGATTGGAAACTGCGTGGTTGGTTTACAAAAGGGCGAAATTAAAAGCATAAGCCTAAAAGAAGCCTGCAGTAAAGAGAAGCCCTTAGAAACAAGGCTTCTGGGCTTGGCTAAGACTCTTTCAACTTAG
- the tpiA gene encoding triose-phosphate isomerase: MPLKLKIPLILVNFKTYLEATGKKAVELAKKAEKASRETGIQIGVAPQFTDIAAVAQAAEVPVFAQHIDPVEPGSYTGHVSAEAIKEAGAVGTILNHSERQLRLFEIDAAIKIARNSGLVSVVCANNQSISAAVAALNPDVVAVEPPELIGTGIPVSKAKPEIVKATVELVRKVNRKVVILCGAGISHGEDVTAALKLGTQGVLVASAVVKAKDQYRVLLEFAEKAKI, translated from the coding sequence TTGCCCTTAAAACTTAAAATTCCCTTGATTCTGGTTAACTTCAAAACCTATTTGGAAGCAACTGGCAAGAAAGCCGTTGAGCTTGCAAAAAAAGCCGAAAAAGCCAGCCGAGAAACAGGCATCCAGATAGGTGTGGCTCCCCAGTTTACGGATATAGCTGCCGTTGCACAAGCCGCAGAAGTCCCGGTTTTCGCCCAACACATCGACCCCGTAGAACCTGGAAGCTACACGGGTCATGTGTCAGCAGAAGCCATAAAAGAAGCTGGAGCTGTTGGAACAATTCTTAACCATTCTGAGAGGCAGCTTAGGCTTTTTGAAATTGATGCAGCCATTAAAATTGCCAGGAATAGTGGGCTTGTTTCGGTTGTCTGCGCCAACAACCAGAGCATAAGTGCCGCTGTGGCAGCTCTAAACCCAGACGTGGTTGCCGTTGAACCCCCAGAGCTTATAGGAACTGGCATACCAGTTTCGAAGGCTAAGCCTGAAATCGTTAAAGCCACTGTTGAACTTGTGAGAAAGGTGAATCGGAAAGTAGTGATTTTATGTGGCGCCGGAATAAGCCACGGTGAAGACGTAACCGCAGCCTTAAAGCTTGGAACTCAAGGCGTCTTGGTGGCAAGCGCCGTTGTGAAGGCAAAAGACCAATATAGGGTTTTGCTGGAATTTGCTGAAAAAGCAAAGATTTAG